One Microlunatus soli genomic window carries:
- a CDS encoding MFS transporter produces the protein MTAAQPQQNTGGPSITGRRTSVRIRVFALLFALILINFLDRTALTVALPYIGEDITITPAVKGWILGAFFWTYLIFQLPGGWLLDRFGPRKIIGIVGTAWGMVALVSGFATGAIFLLLTRLGLGAAEAPVYPAGAKINSAWLPAKERARGATILDAASPLGAAFGGLLITFLIGVFGSWRWAFFSTGALTIVAALLCYRYLRDQPHQHPRVNDAELAHIRSDRTTGPTDDGPLPSTRDYLTSVSFWGMMLGRLGWAFTWWGIISWTPSYLVDALHFDLEALGWGTFFVYGMGFVGEISSGFLTDHLRKRTGRLNLVTKIMLVGSGAAGAVAIFLIPLASNGYLALVALGVAVFFILFGGIYWAVPAWLAPRPQVGTVGGAMNIASAAGGALAPVVMGYAIAASSGSYAGAFGFLAGAAVIYLIGSLLINFEKPLAGAAGRVRVGSEEL, from the coding sequence ATGACAGCCGCGCAGCCACAGCAGAACACCGGCGGCCCGTCGATCACCGGTCGTCGCACCTCGGTCCGGATCCGGGTGTTCGCCCTGCTGTTCGCGCTGATCCTGATCAACTTCCTGGACCGGACCGCGCTGACGGTCGCGCTGCCGTACATCGGCGAGGACATCACCATCACACCCGCTGTCAAGGGCTGGATCCTCGGCGCGTTCTTCTGGACCTATCTGATCTTCCAGCTTCCCGGCGGCTGGCTGCTCGACCGCTTCGGTCCGCGCAAGATCATCGGCATCGTCGGCACCGCCTGGGGAATGGTCGCGCTGGTCAGCGGCTTCGCCACCGGTGCGATCTTCCTGCTGCTCACTCGGCTGGGACTGGGAGCCGCAGAGGCGCCGGTCTATCCGGCCGGCGCCAAGATCAACAGCGCCTGGCTGCCGGCCAAGGAACGGGCCCGCGGCGCCACCATCCTGGACGCCGCCTCACCACTCGGCGCAGCCTTCGGCGGCCTGTTGATCACATTTCTGATCGGCGTCTTCGGCAGTTGGCGGTGGGCCTTCTTCAGCACCGGCGCATTGACCATCGTCGCAGCGCTGCTCTGCTACCGGTACCTGCGCGATCAGCCGCATCAGCATCCTCGGGTGAACGATGCCGAGCTGGCCCACATCCGCAGCGATCGGACCACCGGGCCGACCGACGACGGGCCGTTGCCGTCGACGCGCGACTACCTCACCTCGGTGTCGTTCTGGGGAATGATGCTGGGCCGCCTCGGCTGGGCGTTCACCTGGTGGGGCATCATCTCCTGGACCCCGTCCTATCTCGTCGATGCCCTGCACTTCGATCTCGAGGCACTGGGTTGGGGCACTTTCTTCGTGTACGGGATGGGCTTCGTCGGCGAGATCAGCTCCGGCTTCCTGACCGACCATCTGCGCAAGCGGACCGGCCGGCTCAACCTGGTCACCAAGATCATGTTGGTCGGTTCCGGCGCTGCCGGGGCAGTGGCGATCTTCCTGATTCCGCTGGCCAGCAACGGTTATCTCGCTTTGGTGGCCCTCGGTGTCGCGGTGTTCTTCATCCTGTTCGGCGGCATCTACTGGGCCGTCCCGGCCTGGCTGGCTCCGCGCCCGCAGGTCGGCACCGTCGGCGGCGCGATGAACATCGCCTCGGCCGCCGGTGGCGCCCTGGCGCCGGTGGTGATGGGGTACGCGATCGCGGCAAGTTCCGGCAGCTACGCCGGGGCGTTCGGCTTCCTGGCCGGTGCCGCGGTGATCTACCTGATCGGATCGCTGTTGATCAACTTCGAGAAGCCGCTCGCCGGCGCCGCCGGCCGGGTCCGGGTCGGCTCCGAGGAGCTCTGA
- a CDS encoding 4-hydroxythreonine-4-phosphate dehydrogenase PdxA yields MPDKPRIALTLGDPAGVGPELAAKLLAEPATAELADLRVIASVDEFARATEQAQVEVPVTAATESGSVILIDPQRTAPLPTGTAATSAEAGRWALDGLRFALDLATSGEVDGICFTPLNKTSLHLAGMTEEDELRWFANTLGHQGRTSEFNVLDALWTGRVTSHISLAEVPELITADAVAETVALLDRALRDSGVDQPRIAVAALNPHAGENGHFGRQEIDEIAPGVLRARAAGATVDGPFPSDTVFLKAKAGLYDGVVTMYHDQGQIAMKLIGFDRGVTVQGGLPVPITTPAHGTAFDIVGTNSADLGATRNAFGLAVKLARQQIARSAA; encoded by the coding sequence ATGCCCGACAAGCCCCGCATCGCCCTCACCCTCGGTGACCCGGCCGGTGTCGGACCGGAACTGGCAGCCAAACTTCTGGCCGAGCCTGCTACCGCCGAACTGGCCGACCTCCGCGTCATCGCCAGTGTCGACGAGTTCGCCCGCGCGACCGAACAGGCCCAGGTCGAGGTTCCGGTCACCGCGGCGACCGAGAGCGGTTCGGTGATCTTGATCGATCCGCAGCGGACGGCGCCCCTGCCGACCGGCACCGCGGCGACGAGTGCCGAAGCCGGCCGGTGGGCGTTGGACGGCCTACGGTTCGCCCTCGACCTGGCAACCAGCGGCGAGGTCGACGGGATCTGCTTCACCCCACTCAACAAGACCTCGTTGCATCTGGCCGGGATGACCGAGGAGGACGAGCTGCGCTGGTTCGCCAACACCCTCGGCCACCAGGGGCGCACCTCGGAGTTCAACGTCCTGGACGCGCTCTGGACCGGACGGGTCACCTCACACATCTCGCTGGCCGAGGTGCCGGAGTTGATCACTGCCGACGCCGTCGCCGAGACCGTCGCCCTGCTCGATCGCGCGTTGCGCGACTCCGGCGTCGACCAGCCCCGGATCGCGGTCGCGGCGCTCAATCCGCACGCCGGCGAGAACGGCCACTTCGGTCGGCAGGAGATCGACGAAATCGCCCCCGGCGTGCTCCGGGCTCGCGCGGCCGGAGCCACCGTGGATGGCCCCTTCCCGTCCGACACGGTCTTCCTGAAGGCCAAGGCAGGCCTGTACGACGGCGTGGTCACGATGTATCACGACCAGGGCCAGATCGCGATGAAGCTGATCGGCTTCGACCGCGGCGTCACCGTCCAGGGTGGGCTGCCGGTGCCGATCACCACCCCGGCGCACGGCACCGCCTTCGACATCGTCGGCACCAACAGTGCGGATCTCGGGGCCACCCGCAACGCCTTCGGCCTGGCCGTCAAACTCGCTCGCCAACAGATCGCCCGATCTGCCGCCTGA
- a CDS encoding GntR family transcriptional regulator — MASSTDQTTERSRRLTLPPSLAELATDQLRDMIFSGELLPGERLVEDRLAERMGVSRPPLREALKNLQHDGLVERLPRGGTAVRSLNHHDVYEIYTLRADLERLALQLALPDPDPDRLQVCRDAIAAMRRSAELGDQAAMTRTGLHFHICLVALAGHRRIELTYRSMALQMQLCMVLNNDARRGLEDLHQHVDRHQQILDVVESGDLDAAVTALRNHGHDTFLLELVDRLDGATEDSTAWFAALRRRHAG, encoded by the coding sequence ATGGCGAGCTCAACCGACCAGACGACCGAACGGTCGCGCCGGCTGACGCTGCCGCCGAGCCTGGCCGAGCTGGCGACCGATCAACTCCGGGACATGATCTTCAGCGGCGAACTGCTGCCGGGCGAGCGGCTGGTCGAGGACCGGCTGGCCGAACGGATGGGTGTCTCCCGACCGCCGCTGCGGGAGGCCCTGAAGAACCTGCAGCACGACGGACTGGTCGAGCGGCTCCCGCGCGGCGGGACGGCGGTCCGATCGCTGAATCACCACGACGTGTACGAGATCTACACGCTGCGTGCCGATCTTGAGCGGCTGGCGCTGCAACTGGCCCTGCCCGATCCCGATCCGGACCGGCTGCAGGTCTGCCGGGACGCGATCGCGGCGATGCGGCGATCGGCCGAGCTCGGCGACCAGGCAGCGATGACCCGGACCGGCCTGCACTTCCACATCTGTCTGGTCGCCCTGGCCGGTCACCGCCGGATCGAGCTGACCTACCGTTCGATGGCGCTGCAGATGCAGCTCTGCATGGTGCTCAACAACGACGCGCGGCGGGGCCTGGAGGATCTGCATCAGCATGTCGACCGACATCAGCAGATCCTCGACGTGGTCGAGTCCGGCGACCTCGACGCGGCCGTGACGGCGCTGCGCAATCACGGTCACGACACGTTCCTCCTCGAACTGGTCGATCGCCTCGACGGAGCGACCGAGGACTCGACCGCCTGGTTCGCCGCGCTCCGCCGACGGCACGCCGGCTGA
- a CDS encoding SDR family NAD(P)-dependent oxidoreductase: MIHGPEGKHMLIDHTGKIVVVSGGGRGIGRSIVDRFVAEGSRVVALDLAFEADAADHDQLVCDVTDPESVRQAVAAIVERHSRIDVLINNAGINVEGKVEDLDWARFRSCLDVNVGGVFLLSQAVIPIMKSQHSGRIINAASFAAIVPSIGSAAYSASKAAVVQFTRVLAGELGPWNITVNAYAPGMVPTAMNGFAEMPQAAQDRLLDTLSLRRWESADDVADLLVFLAGDQAGYITGTLVDVSGGKLATQIPSRAYGS; encoded by the coding sequence TTGATCCACGGTCCGGAAGGCAAGCACATGTTGATCGACCACACCGGCAAGATCGTCGTGGTGTCCGGCGGCGGCCGCGGCATCGGACGCTCGATCGTCGACCGCTTCGTCGCCGAGGGTTCCCGGGTGGTCGCGCTCGACCTCGCCTTCGAAGCCGACGCCGCTGACCATGATCAACTGGTCTGCGATGTCACCGACCCGGAATCGGTTCGGCAGGCCGTGGCCGCGATCGTCGAGCGGCATTCCCGGATCGACGTGTTGATCAACAACGCCGGGATCAACGTCGAGGGCAAGGTCGAGGATCTGGACTGGGCTCGTTTCCGCAGCTGTCTGGATGTCAACGTGGGCGGGGTCTTCCTGCTCAGCCAGGCCGTCATCCCGATCATGAAGTCGCAACACAGCGGCCGCATCATCAACGCCGCCTCGTTCGCCGCGATCGTGCCCAGCATCGGCAGCGCCGCCTACTCCGCCTCGAAGGCAGCGGTCGTCCAGTTCACCCGGGTGCTCGCCGGCGAGCTCGGCCCGTGGAACATCACCGTGAACGCCTACGCCCCGGGCATGGTGCCGACCGCCATGAACGGTTTCGCCGAGATGCCGCAGGCCGCGCAGGACCGGCTGCTGGACACGCTGTCGCTGCGGCGCTGGGAGAGCGCCGACGACGTCGCCGACCTCCTGGTCTTCCTGGCCGGTGATCAAGCCGGCTACATCACCGGCACCCTGGTCGACGTCAGCGGCGGCAAGCTCGCCACCCAGATCCCCAGCCGCGCGTACGGCTCCTGA
- a CDS encoding SDR family oxidoreductase has translation MTAGAGNDKVLWVTGAGSGMGAAAARQAARTGWRVALSGRRVEALEEVARTITDDGGQALVLPLDVTDPEQIATVHDALVAEWGAIDGLVLSAGLNNPRRTWADQQLDDFAAIVDTNLIAVARVIDAALPQLRDSAGVVVIISSYAGWQFNPGAGVAYSASKSALSAVAVSLNKQEARHGIRACHFCPGDVATDFLQQRPVVPDAQAQQVMLTADDIGRAVGFVLDAPPYVRVDELVISPVSQV, from the coding sequence ATGACAGCGGGCGCAGGAAACGACAAGGTGCTCTGGGTGACCGGCGCCGGCAGTGGGATGGGCGCTGCTGCTGCCCGGCAGGCGGCGCGTACGGGATGGCGGGTCGCGTTGAGTGGGCGGCGGGTCGAGGCGCTGGAAGAGGTCGCGCGGACGATCACCGATGACGGCGGCCAGGCGCTCGTGCTGCCGCTCGACGTCACCGACCCGGAGCAGATCGCAACCGTCCACGATGCGCTGGTCGCCGAGTGGGGAGCGATCGACGGGCTGGTGCTGTCGGCCGGGCTGAACAACCCGCGCCGCACCTGGGCCGATCAGCAGTTGGACGACTTCGCCGCCATCGTGGACACCAACCTGATCGCGGTGGCCCGGGTGATCGACGCCGCGTTGCCGCAGCTGCGCGACAGTGCCGGCGTCGTGGTGATCATCTCCTCCTATGCCGGCTGGCAGTTCAATCCCGGAGCCGGGGTCGCGTACAGCGCCAGCAAGAGCGCGCTGTCCGCGGTCGCGGTCAGCCTCAACAAACAGGAGGCGCGGCACGGGATCCGTGCCTGTCACTTCTGTCCCGGCGACGTCGCCACCGACTTCCTGCAGCAGCGCCCGGTGGTTCCCGACGCACAGGCGCAGCAGGTGATGCTGACCGCCGACGACATCGGCAGGGCGGTCGGGTTCGTGCTCGACGCGCCGCCGTACGTACGGGTCGACGAACTGGTGATCTCACCGGTCTCCCAGGTCTGA
- a CDS encoding FadR/GntR family transcriptional regulator, which produces MDAVPSAYERVLEAVGSAVVAGELPVGAVDTVDRIESRTGASRSIVREAVRVLVGLGLLTAGRRVGLTVCPRDQWNVLDPRVIRWRLRSDREDQLLELLELRRAVEPAAARQAAERRTDDEAERLRSIADELRAAAGLGGSAFLEADRQLHRAMLRASGNALFVRLGGVIDEALRDRAEGEQAIARPASRDVALHGLMAAAIADADAEGAEAAMREIVELTDPTP; this is translated from the coding sequence ATGGATGCCGTCCCGAGCGCATACGAGCGGGTCCTGGAAGCGGTCGGCTCGGCTGTCGTCGCCGGGGAACTACCGGTGGGTGCGGTCGACACCGTCGACCGGATCGAGAGCCGTACGGGTGCCTCCCGCAGCATCGTTCGAGAGGCCGTGCGGGTGCTGGTCGGGCTCGGCCTGTTGACGGCCGGTCGTCGGGTCGGGCTCACCGTCTGCCCCCGTGATCAGTGGAACGTCCTGGACCCGCGGGTGATCCGGTGGCGGCTACGCAGCGATCGCGAAGATCAACTTCTCGAGCTGCTCGAGTTGCGCCGGGCGGTCGAGCCCGCGGCCGCCCGGCAGGCGGCGGAACGTCGTACCGATGACGAGGCCGAGCGGCTGCGGAGTATTGCCGACGAGCTACGAGCCGCTGCCGGCCTCGGCGGCTCGGCGTTCCTGGAGGCCGACCGGCAGCTGCATCGGGCGATGCTCCGGGCGTCCGGTAACGCCCTCTTCGTCCGGCTCGGCGGGGTGATCGACGAGGCCCTGCGGGATCGCGCCGAAGGTGAACAGGCGATCGCCCGGCCCGCGAGCCGGGACGTCGCCCTGCACGGGCTGATGGCTGCGGCGATCGCCGATGCCGACGCCGAAGGCGCGGAAGCCGCGATGCGGGAGATCGTCGAGCTGACCGATCCGACCCCCTAG
- a CDS encoding sugar-binding transcriptional regulator, producing MPARPARLAEAQAENAALILEVAQDYFLRDRSKVAIAERTGLSRWQIARLLEEAKAKGIVSIEVGDPGRLDAELAERLADTLGIDAAVVVGRSQRLQIAPTVDTLAVALAEHLTDRIRPGDRLGLAWSQVIEAMPRHLHRLSPCDVVQLCGAITYPGDRLGSVEVIREVARTAEGTAYPIYAPLYAPDPATARALSDQPDIRDVLERARQVDVAVVGIGTWTPEGSSLYPVLPPPLARRAAVAGACGGVAGRVFDAAGRPVSDKIDARVIGLTADELRAIPAVIATSHGAHRADAVIAAVRAGFVQTLLVDESLATAIVDRLR from the coding sequence ATGCCTGCTCGTCCCGCACGCTTGGCCGAAGCACAAGCAGAGAACGCCGCCCTGATCCTCGAGGTCGCGCAGGACTACTTTCTGCGCGATCGGTCCAAGGTCGCGATCGCCGAGCGGACCGGACTCAGCCGCTGGCAGATCGCCCGCCTGCTGGAGGAAGCGAAGGCGAAAGGCATCGTGTCCATCGAGGTCGGCGATCCGGGCCGGCTGGACGCCGAGCTCGCCGAGCGACTGGCCGACACACTCGGCATCGACGCCGCCGTTGTCGTCGGCCGCTCCCAACGGCTGCAGATCGCCCCGACCGTCGACACCCTGGCCGTCGCGTTGGCCGAACACCTCACCGATCGGATCCGGCCCGGCGATCGACTGGGCCTGGCCTGGAGCCAGGTGATCGAGGCGATGCCGCGACACCTGCATCGACTGTCACCCTGTGATGTGGTCCAACTGTGTGGCGCGATCACCTATCCGGGCGATCGACTCGGATCGGTCGAAGTGATCCGCGAGGTCGCCCGGACCGCGGAGGGCACGGCGTACCCGATCTACGCCCCGCTCTATGCGCCCGATCCGGCGACCGCCCGGGCGCTCAGCGATCAGCCGGACATCCGCGACGTCCTGGAGCGCGCGCGGCAGGTCGACGTCGCGGTGGTCGGGATCGGCACCTGGACACCGGAAGGCTCCTCGCTCTATCCGGTGTTGCCACCACCGTTGGCCCGGCGCGCGGCCGTCGCCGGAGCCTGTGGCGGCGTCGCCGGTCGAGTCTTCGACGCTGCCGGCCGACCGGTCTCGGACAAGATCGACGCCCGCGTGATCGGCCTCACCGCCGACGAGCTCCGTGCCATCCCGGCGGTGATCGCCACCAGCCACGGCGCCCATCGCGCCGACGCGGTGATCGCGGCGGTACGCGCCGGCTTCGTCCAGACCCTGTTGGTCGACGAGTCGCTGGCGACCGCGATCGTCGACCGGCTCCGGTGA
- a CDS encoding sugar porter family MFS transporter, translating into MTTSKRSQGPNGSAAGRRVPSWLIYLFGALGAILWGYDTGVVSGALLYIKKDFHVSPGEQGLITSSFTIGAIVGALLTALIVDRLGRKRLLFLAGIVFVIGTLLAALATGPGGVIAGRAVLGIGIGFVSVNIPIYLSEIAPARSRGRIVSLTQFMNASGILLAYVANYAFSATAAWRLMIGIAVLPAVLLMLGVLVLPDSPRWLVSRGRIAEARAGLVARGDDVDPDLTVREIQAGVAASHGAWRSLLQPWARKPLLIAVLMTVLAQFLGINAITYYAPTVLTTIGFSDSASLISTIGFGSVSVLATVWAVRFADRFRRRRILVTGAMITGTAMLITAVFTWSAGLTSAVTGIVAIVAFTAFKAGFSSTWGPVSRVVETEILPISIRGTAVSVAEMANFSAIFVVTLLFPILLQGGAGFAFVFFAAMAVVAIVIMIVVVPETRGRSLEEIEISLRAGRQRDAPASQHPTTEESHDR; encoded by the coding sequence GTGACAACATCGAAGAGGTCGCAGGGCCCGAACGGATCGGCGGCCGGCCGTCGGGTGCCGTCCTGGTTGATCTACCTGTTCGGAGCGCTCGGCGCGATCCTGTGGGGATACGACACCGGCGTGGTCTCCGGAGCCCTGCTGTACATCAAGAAGGACTTCCACGTCAGCCCGGGCGAGCAGGGACTGATCACGTCCTCGTTCACCATCGGAGCGATCGTCGGTGCCTTGCTGACCGCGTTGATCGTCGATCGACTCGGCCGCAAGCGGCTGCTCTTCCTGGCCGGTATCGTCTTCGTCATCGGCACCTTGCTGGCCGCCTTGGCGACCGGGCCCGGCGGCGTGATCGCCGGACGCGCGGTGCTCGGCATCGGCATCGGCTTCGTGTCGGTCAACATCCCGATCTATCTGTCCGAGATCGCACCGGCGCGCTCCCGTGGGCGGATCGTCTCGCTGACCCAGTTCATGAACGCCTCCGGAATCCTGTTGGCCTACGTTGCCAACTACGCCTTCTCGGCCACTGCCGCCTGGCGGCTGATGATCGGGATCGCGGTGCTGCCGGCCGTGCTGCTGATGCTCGGCGTCCTGGTCCTGCCGGACAGCCCACGATGGTTGGTGTCCCGCGGCCGGATCGCCGAGGCTCGCGCCGGGTTGGTCGCCCGCGGCGACGATGTCGATCCCGACCTCACGGTGCGCGAGATCCAGGCCGGAGTGGCGGCATCGCACGGGGCCTGGCGTTCGTTGCTGCAGCCGTGGGCACGCAAGCCGTTGCTGATTGCGGTGCTGATGACGGTGCTGGCGCAGTTCCTCGGGATCAACGCGATCACCTACTACGCCCCGACCGTGTTGACCACGATCGGCTTCAGCGACAGCGCATCGCTGATCAGCACCATCGGGTTCGGCTCGGTGTCGGTGCTGGCGACGGTCTGGGCGGTGCGCTTCGCCGACCGGTTCCGGCGCCGCCGCATCCTGGTGACCGGCGCGATGATCACCGGCACAGCGATGTTGATCACTGCCGTGTTCACCTGGTCGGCCGGTCTGACCAGTGCCGTCACCGGCATCGTCGCGATCGTCGCCTTCACCGCCTTCAAGGCAGGATTCTCCTCGACCTGGGGGCCGGTCTCTCGGGTGGTGGAGACCGAGATCCTGCCGATCTCCATCAGAGGTACGGCGGTCAGCGTCGCCGAGATGGCCAACTTCTCGGCCATCTTCGTCGTCACGCTGCTGTTCCCGATCCTGCTGCAGGGTGGGGCAGGATTCGCGTTCGTCTTCTTCGCAGCGATGGCGGTCGTTGCCATTGTGATCATGATCGTCGTCGTGCCGGAGACCCGGGGTCGCAGCCTGGAGGAGATCGAGATCTCGCTGCGGGCCGGTCGGCAGCGCGACGCACCCGCCAGCCAGCACCCAACGACCGAGGAGTCCCATGACCGATAA
- a CDS encoding sulfatase family protein, with amino-acid sequence MTDKRPNIVFVITDQQRFDTIAALGYDHAVTPHLDRLTRRGTAFTHTFVTAPSCAPSRASLFTGVYPHTTGVLKNNDPWNHSWVELLAGAGYRCVNVGKMHTFPYETSVGFHERHVVENKDRSNPKLPYLMDQWDKAFFARGLVKPDRATKYRAVPDYRERLGAFVWDAPDDLHADNFVGGLATHWLDSYPGEEPFFLQVGFPGPHPPYDPTQEHLDRLADAEIPLPYDSEQDRAGQPYALQDLRRDNLEVDHDAVVHLDHPTEDQVLRQRRHYLANVSMIDEQVGQIVDALERRGVLEDTVLIFTSDHGDCLNDHGHIQKWSMYEPSVRVPAIVAGPGIVADQQCDGLASLMDLGPTILELAGVTPPSWMEAESLLPALRGESWSGREYVFSEHARDMILQQTALMTMVRDHRYKHVEFVDHADGQLFDLDTDPHEENNLWDDPDHAAVRERMSRLIADWRAESALRTADRTAAFR; translated from the coding sequence ATGACCGATAAGCGTCCCAACATCGTCTTCGTCATCACCGATCAGCAACGCTTCGACACCATTGCGGCTCTCGGGTACGACCATGCGGTGACCCCGCATCTCGACAGACTCACCCGGCGCGGCACGGCCTTCACCCACACCTTCGTCACAGCGCCGTCGTGCGCACCGTCCAGGGCGAGCCTGTTCACCGGCGTCTACCCGCACACGACAGGCGTGCTCAAGAACAACGACCCGTGGAACCACTCCTGGGTCGAGTTGCTGGCCGGAGCCGGCTATCGGTGTGTGAATGTCGGCAAGATGCACACCTTCCCGTACGAGACGTCGGTCGGCTTCCACGAACGCCATGTGGTGGAGAACAAGGACCGCAGCAATCCGAAGCTGCCGTACCTGATGGACCAATGGGACAAGGCGTTCTTCGCCCGCGGCCTGGTCAAACCGGACCGGGCGACGAAGTATCGCGCGGTTCCCGACTATCGCGAGCGGCTCGGCGCCTTCGTCTGGGATGCGCCCGACGATCTGCACGCCGACAACTTCGTCGGCGGCCTGGCCACCCACTGGCTGGACAGCTATCCCGGCGAGGAGCCGTTCTTCCTACAGGTCGGATTTCCCGGACCGCATCCGCCGTACGATCCGACCCAGGAGCACCTGGACCGGCTCGCCGATGCCGAGATCCCGCTGCCGTACGACTCCGAGCAGGACCGCGCCGGCCAGCCGTACGCATTGCAGGATCTGCGCCGCGACAACCTCGAAGTCGATCATGATGCGGTGGTCCATCTTGATCATCCGACCGAGGATCAGGTGCTCCGCCAGCGCCGGCACTATCTGGCCAACGTGTCGATGATCGATGAGCAGGTCGGGCAGATCGTCGATGCGCTCGAACGCCGCGGCGTGCTGGAGGACACGGTGCTGATCTTCACCTCCGACCACGGTGACTGCCTCAATGATCACGGACACATCCAGAAGTGGTCGATGTACGAGCCGAGTGTGCGGGTGCCGGCGATCGTCGCCGGTCCGGGGATCGTCGCTGATCAACAATGCGACGGACTGGCGTCACTGATGGACCTCGGGCCGACCATTCTCGAACTCGCAGGGGTCACCCCGCCGAGCTGGATGGAGGCGGAGTCACTGCTGCCGGCGCTGCGCGGCGAATCCTGGTCCGGCCGGGAGTACGTGTTCTCCGAACACGCGCGGGACATGATTTTGCAGCAGACCGCGCTGATGACGATGGTCCGTGATCACCGCTACAAGCACGTCGAGTTCGTCGATCATGCCGATGGTCAACTGTTCGACCTGGACACCGATCCGCACGAGGAGAACAACCTGTGGGACGACCCGGACCACGCCGCGGTGCGGGAGCGGATGTCGCGGCTGATCGCCGACTGGCGCGCGGAGAGCGCCTTGCGGACCGCGGACCGGACAGCCGCCTTCCGTTGA
- a CDS encoding helix-turn-helix transcriptional regulator → MVELDRRAEIREFLRTRRERITPEQAGLPAYGGNRRVKGLRREEVALLAGVSVDYYVRMERGNLGGASDGVLDALARALDLDEAERDHLFTLARQGRAGGRGRRRAAPPQTVRPAVQQILDAITEAPAWVRNGRHDLIAMNPLGRALYSPVLADPRRPANTIRFTYLDPAARDFFVDWEQISRDAAAMLRLEAGDNPNDKALIELVGELSTRSEVFRQHWASHDVRFHRSGMKRLRHPVVGQLDLDYESMALPSEPSLRLNVYTAAAGTPAADGLKLLASWAVTEEAAAMTRDGTER, encoded by the coding sequence ATGGTTGAACTGGATCGTCGCGCCGAGATCCGGGAGTTCCTGCGCACCCGGCGGGAGCGGATCACTCCCGAACAGGCCGGGCTGCCGGCCTACGGCGGCAACCGGCGGGTGAAGGGTCTGCGCCGCGAGGAAGTGGCGCTGCTGGCCGGGGTGTCGGTCGACTACTACGTCCGGATGGAACGCGGCAATCTCGGCGGCGCCAGCGACGGCGTCCTTGACGCGCTTGCTCGCGCGCTGGATCTCGATGAGGCCGAGCGCGACCATCTGTTCACGCTGGCCCGGCAGGGCAGGGCCGGCGGCCGCGGCAGGCGGCGGGCCGCGCCGCCACAGACCGTTCGGCCCGCCGTTCAGCAGATCCTCGATGCGATCACCGAGGCACCGGCCTGGGTCCGCAACGGCCGACACGATCTGATCGCGATGAACCCGCTCGGGCGTGCGCTGTATTCGCCCGTGTTGGCCGATCCCCGGCGACCTGCCAATACGATTCGGTTCACCTATCTCGATCCGGCGGCACGGGACTTCTTCGTCGACTGGGAACAGATCTCGCGAGATGCCGCAGCCATGTTGCGGCTCGAGGCCGGCGACAACCCCAACGACAAGGCGTTGATCGAACTGGTCGGCGAGCTGAGCACCCGCAGCGAGGTCTTCCGCCAGCATTGGGCGTCGCACGACGTGCGGTTCCATCGCTCCGGGATGAAGCGGCTCCGCCATCCGGTCGTCGGCCAGCTCGATCTGGACTACGAATCGATGGCGTTGCCGTCCGAACCGAGCCTGCGGCTCAACGTCTACACCGCGGCGGCGGGGACGCCCGCCGCCGACGGGTTGAAGCTGCTCGCGTCCTGGGCCGTCACCGAGGAGGCCGCCGCGATGACCAGGGACGGCACCGAGCGCTGA